In a single window of the Planctomycetia bacterium genome:
- a CDS encoding ABC transporter permease has protein sequence MALPLSYNWRNLFVRKLSTALTFTVVGVIVAVLCILLSFAAGIRISLRSSGSPLNVMVLKTGATAESTSIITPEEANRLIQTPGIAQDDSGQMLISQELCVQTSIPRKGPEGNPANVAVRGVDAAAYALHSEVKIVEGRRYEPGALEVIVGKQAQDRYRDLHVGGQVQLGRAANRIYTVVGVFEAGGGAFESEIWGSRPTIMDSYNRRFISSAVLRLADASNADAAIKYLKGPAVRLNAKLETDYYEDLSSKTQQIVALTSMLIGIMAIGAIFAVANTMYASVDSRRREIAMLRTIGFTRTSIVTSFLLESILICLLACATGVAAGSLVDGSRQDFLSDSTWTVLAYELRLTPDVILTALGVAMAVGLIGGLAPALKASRIGIIEALRKA, from the coding sequence GTGGCATTGCCGCTGAGCTATAACTGGCGGAATCTCTTCGTGAGAAAGCTGAGCACGGCGCTGACCTTCACGGTCGTGGGCGTGATCGTCGCCGTTTTGTGCATCCTTCTTTCTTTCGCGGCGGGGATTCGCATTTCGCTGCGCTCCAGCGGATCGCCGCTTAACGTGATGGTCCTGAAGACCGGAGCAACGGCGGAGAGCACGAGCATCATCACGCCCGAGGAGGCGAATCGGCTCATCCAGACGCCGGGCATCGCGCAGGATGACAGTGGACAGATGCTTATCAGCCAGGAACTGTGCGTGCAGACGTCGATCCCGCGAAAAGGGCCCGAGGGGAATCCGGCGAATGTCGCGGTTCGCGGGGTGGACGCCGCGGCGTACGCGCTTCATTCTGAAGTGAAGATCGTCGAAGGTCGTAGATATGAGCCGGGGGCGCTGGAAGTGATCGTGGGGAAGCAGGCGCAGGATCGGTATCGCGATCTGCACGTCGGCGGGCAGGTGCAGTTGGGCCGGGCGGCGAATCGGATTTATACCGTGGTCGGCGTGTTTGAGGCGGGCGGCGGGGCCTTTGAAAGCGAGATATGGGGATCGCGCCCGACGATCATGGATTCGTACAACCGGCGGTTTATCTCGAGCGCGGTACTTCGGTTGGCCGATGCTTCGAATGCCGACGCGGCGATCAAGTACCTCAAAGGGCCGGCGGTTCGGCTGAATGCAAAGTTGGAGACGGACTACTACGAGGACCTGTCATCGAAGACGCAGCAGATCGTCGCGCTGACCAGCATGTTGATCGGCATCATGGCGATCGGCGCGATCTTCGCGGTGGCGAACACGATGTACGCCTCGGTCGACAGTCGCCGGCGCGAGATCGCGATGCTGCGGACGATCGGATTCACGCGGACCTCGATCGTCACTTCGTTTCTATTGGAGTCGATTTTGATCTGCCTGCTTGCCTGCGCGACGGGCGTGGCAGCCGGTTCGCTGGTGGATGGTTCCCGGCAGGACTTCTTATCGGACAGCACTTGGACGGTTCTGGCCTATGAGCTGCGCCTGACGCCTGATGTCATTCTCACCGCGCTGGGTGTGGCGATGGCCGTCGGGCTGATCGGCGGACTCGCTCCGGCGTTGAAGGCCTCGCGGATTGGGATCATCGAGGCCCTGCGAAAAGCCTGA
- a CDS encoding ABC transporter permease, whose protein sequence is MILRLIYLYRNLTRNLVRTLLTCLAVALPITIYVLTTAVVDGFDAFLDNSAKQLRLAVTQRTSIINPLPEGHRRKIETLDPTKKRLIAVCGLRYIGGQREDDPTPLSTLAVDADTFAVAFPEHKLTPAEIEAWNKDRQALMVGRGTARDMGWKVGDRVTILPSLPPYEPMEFHIVSTLPKAEDFVTNWCRRDYLEEELKKLQAPEGLVTFFFVKCASKADLDHYRVEIDKLFAGSLDETKTQDEKTFMNEFITQQFNLPRNLTILAAMTVFVAIMAAANTMSMNFRDRTNEVATLKSLGFGSWFTFVLVQTESLMLCTVGGFVGAIGPYVAFTYTPLRNLTVPLIQTIEIAPFTCVKAMVIALGIGIIAAMWPSWLAIRMHVVTALREVG, encoded by the coding sequence TTGATCCTCCGACTGATTTATCTTTATCGAAATCTGACGCGCAATCTGGTGCGGACTTTGCTGACGTGCCTGGCGGTGGCGCTGCCGATCACCATTTACGTCCTGACGACCGCGGTGGTCGACGGGTTTGATGCGTTTCTGGATAACTCGGCCAAGCAGCTTCGACTCGCCGTGACGCAGAGGACATCGATCATAAATCCGCTGCCGGAAGGTCACCGGCGAAAGATCGAGACGCTGGACCCGACGAAGAAGCGATTAATCGCGGTGTGCGGGCTCCGCTACATCGGCGGTCAGCGGGAAGACGACCCGACGCCGCTCTCGACGCTGGCGGTGGATGCGGACACGTTCGCGGTCGCGTTTCCCGAGCATAAGCTGACGCCGGCGGAGATCGAGGCGTGGAACAAGGATCGCCAGGCGCTGATGGTGGGGCGCGGAACGGCGCGGGACATGGGCTGGAAGGTGGGTGACCGGGTGACGATTCTTCCTTCGCTGCCGCCGTACGAGCCGATGGAGTTTCACATCGTCTCGACGCTGCCCAAGGCGGAGGACTTCGTGACGAACTGGTGTCGCCGGGATTATCTCGAAGAGGAATTGAAGAAGCTCCAGGCCCCCGAAGGGCTGGTCACGTTTTTCTTCGTCAAGTGCGCGTCGAAGGCGGACCTGGATCACTATCGGGTGGAGATCGACAAGCTGTTCGCCGGATCGCTGGACGAGACCAAGACGCAGGACGAAAAGACGTTCATGAACGAATTCATCACGCAGCAGTTCAACCTGCCGAGAAACCTGACGATCCTCGCGGCGATGACCGTCTTCGTGGCGATCATGGCGGCGGCGAACACGATGAGCATGAACTTTCGGGACCGGACCAACGAGGTGGCGACGCTGAAGTCGCTGGGCTTCGGGTCGTGGTTCACGTTTGTCCTGGTGCAGACGGAGAGCCTGATGCTTTGCACGGTCGGCGGCTTCGTCGGCGCGATCGGCCCGTATGTTGCGTTTACCTATACGCCGCTTCGCAATCTGACGGTGCCGCTGATTCAGACGATTGAGATCGCCCCGTTCACGTGCGTGAAGGCAATGGTGATCGCGCTGGGGATCGGCATCATCGCGGCAATGTGGCCGAGCTGGCTGGCGATACGAATGCACGTGGTGACGGCGCTGCGCGAGGTGGGATAG
- a CDS encoding ABC transporter permease: protein MAMPLTYYWRSLFVRKATTLMTVLVISAVVAVFAYMMGFADALGHSLSVASDDSKLIVIKGGATAESNSAIPIDDFNKLSQLTGVARDPATGQVLVSPEMLVQVSLPRLRDEGRTNANVAVRGVTMDAFKVHQNVRPEGSLFSKAEREVIVGEAAAKQFGGLKIGDTLNLGFANDKPYKVVGYFTADGGPMESEIWGYLPSLMNAYNRTMYSSANLRLADGADAAKVVEQVEGPAIQLTGQTETDYWYAQSRLMRVYLGIANVLVVIMSIAAIFSVANTMFSVVAGRSRELAMLRTIGFSGGQILTGLVIESVMLSSIGGVLGCLGCWAWLSFVGNTKDMFGATTFTSMAFEIHMTPRQVLGALVLVCGVGVIGALVPAIRASRMQVVTALREA, encoded by the coding sequence ATGGCGATGCCGCTTACGTATTACTGGCGCAGCCTCTTTGTGCGGAAGGCGACGACGCTGATGACCGTGCTGGTCATTTCGGCGGTGGTCGCGGTGTTTGCATACATGATGGGCTTTGCCGACGCCCTCGGTCATTCTCTCTCGGTGGCCAGCGACGACTCCAAGTTAATCGTGATCAAGGGCGGCGCAACGGCGGAAAGCAACAGCGCGATACCGATTGACGACTTCAACAAGCTGAGCCAGCTCACCGGCGTGGCGCGCGATCCGGCAACGGGGCAGGTGCTGGTGAGCCCGGAGATGCTGGTGCAGGTCTCGCTGCCGCGTCTGCGTGACGAGGGGCGGACCAACGCGAACGTGGCGGTGCGCGGGGTGACGATGGACGCCTTCAAGGTGCATCAGAATGTGCGTCCGGAGGGCTCGCTGTTTTCGAAGGCGGAGCGCGAAGTCATCGTCGGGGAGGCGGCGGCGAAGCAATTCGGCGGACTGAAGATCGGGGATACGCTGAACCTCGGCTTTGCGAATGACAAGCCGTACAAGGTGGTGGGTTATTTCACGGCGGACGGCGGGCCGATGGAGAGCGAGATCTGGGGATATCTCCCGTCGCTGATGAACGCGTACAACCGAACGATGTATTCATCGGCCAACCTGCGACTGGCGGATGGGGCGGACGCGGCGAAGGTGGTTGAACAGGTCGAGGGTCCGGCGATTCAACTGACGGGGCAGACGGAGACGGACTACTGGTATGCGCAGTCGCGGTTGATGCGTGTGTATCTGGGGATTGCCAATGTCCTGGTGGTCATCATGTCGATCGCGGCGATCTTCTCGGTGGCGAACACGATGTTCTCGGTGGTGGCGGGGCGAAGCCGCGAGCTTGCGATGCTGCGGACGATCGGTTTTTCGGGCGGGCAGATTCTAACGGGGCTGGTGATCGAATCGGTGATGCTCTCGTCGATCGGGGGCGTGCTCGGCTGCCTGGGATGCTGGGCGTGGCTATCCTTCGTTGGCAACACCAAGGACATGTTCGGCGCGACGACGTTTACGTCGATGGCGTTTGAGATCCACATGACGCCGCGGCAGGTTCTTGGGGCGCTGGTGCTGGTCTGCGGCGTCGGGGTCATCGGGGCGCTGGTGCCGGCGATTCGTGCGTCGCGCATGCAGGTCGTGACGGCGCTGCGCGAGGCGTGA
- a CDS encoding ABC transporter permease: MTITYVLMQNLRRNLLRTSLTVIAFALPMAVFVAAISFVVTLAELAAHNEQELRLGVHHRTTLTNGLPEGHRRKIEGLDPNRERLIAVCGMKWFGGRVPNSQNTLTSLAADPDTFPIVYSDTAMQPDEIEAWNKDRQACVVGTTPAQNYGWKVGDRLTLDSTVPPYLSLEFHIVKIITNKERANFFWFRRDYLTESLETAGANDARCNIFWVKCRSAESLRSLQRDIDEMFANTPDATKSEDENAFAANFTQAAGNIPGLMQAMAIVVVVIIGLVAGNTMMMSFRERMRELAVFKAIGFQSGRIFFIVISESILLALIGSLLGVLPMWGILSMLPIARLVNFGPISGFAVSPVAVVGSICIALLVGVASGMWPAYRAMRLRTTDALRRVA, translated from the coding sequence ATGACCATCACCTATGTGTTGATGCAAAACCTGCGGCGGAATCTGCTGCGAACATCGCTGACGGTGATCGCGTTCGCGCTGCCGATGGCGGTGTTTGTCGCGGCGATTTCGTTTGTGGTGACGCTGGCGGAGCTGGCGGCGCACAATGAGCAGGAACTTCGGCTGGGCGTTCATCACCGGACGACGCTGACCAACGGGCTTCCGGAGGGGCACCGTCGGAAGATCGAAGGATTGGATCCGAATCGGGAGCGGCTGATCGCGGTGTGTGGGATGAAGTGGTTCGGCGGTCGCGTGCCGAATTCGCAGAACACGCTCACCAGCCTCGCGGCCGATCCGGATACGTTTCCGATCGTCTATAGCGACACGGCAATGCAGCCGGACGAGATCGAGGCGTGGAACAAGGACCGGCAGGCGTGCGTGGTGGGCACGACGCCGGCGCAGAATTATGGCTGGAAGGTCGGCGATCGATTGACGCTGGACAGTACGGTGCCGCCGTATCTGTCGCTTGAGTTTCACATCGTCAAGATCATCACCAACAAGGAGCGGGCGAATTTCTTCTGGTTCCGGCGCGACTATCTCACGGAGTCACTGGAGACGGCGGGGGCGAACGACGCGCGATGCAACATCTTCTGGGTGAAGTGCCGCAGCGCCGAGAGCCTGCGGAGCCTTCAGCGGGATATTGACGAGATGTTCGCCAACACGCCGGACGCCACGAAGTCGGAAGATGAGAACGCCTTCGCGGCCAACTTCACCCAGGCGGCGGGGAACATCCCGGGGTTGATGCAGGCCATGGCGATCGTGGTGGTGGTCATCATCGGGCTGGTCGCGGGCAATACGATGATGATGAGTTTTCGCGAGCGGATGCGCGAGCTGGCAGTGTTCAAGGCGATCGGCTTTCAATCCGGGCGCATCTTTTTCATCGTGATATCGGAGAGCATCCTGCTGGCGCTGATCGGCTCGCTGCTCGGCGTACTGCCGATGTGGGGGATTTTGAGCATGCTTCCGATCGCCCGGCTGGTGAACTTCGGCCCCATCAGCGGATTCGCGGTGTCGCCGGTCGCGGTGGTGGGCTCGATTTGTATTGCCCTGTTGGTCGGCGTGGCGTCGGGGATGTGGCCGGCGTATCGGGCGATGCGGCTCAGGACGACGGACGCGCTTCGGCGGGTGGCGTAG
- a CDS encoding ABC transporter ATP-binding protein — protein sequence MSGTDIELRDVSKVYYKDRIEIPVLDGLNLNIEPGQFVALMGPSGSGKSTLLHLIGGLDSPTSGSVRVGEAHLESMSERERTSWRSRHVGFIFQMYHLVPVLTAAQNVELPLLLFKMASSERKERVKTALEIVGLGDRMDHRPNQLSGGQEQRVAIARSIVTDPDAILADEPTGDLDSKTSEEILELLNLLNTEFGKTILMVTHDPRAAAHAARILHLEKGELERDEMNSARFTPAAS from the coding sequence ATGAGCGGCACGGATATTGAACTTCGAGACGTTTCCAAGGTTTATTACAAGGATCGGATTGAGATCCCCGTGCTCGACGGGCTAAATCTGAATATCGAGCCAGGGCAATTCGTGGCGTTGATGGGGCCGTCCGGCTCGGGCAAGTCGACGCTTTTGCACTTGATCGGCGGATTGGATTCTCCCACGAGCGGCTCTGTGCGGGTGGGTGAAGCACATCTCGAGTCGATGAGCGAGCGCGAGCGTACCTCGTGGCGCAGCCGGCACGTCGGGTTTATTTTTCAGATGTACCACCTCGTGCCCGTTCTGACGGCCGCGCAGAACGTGGAGCTTCCCCTGCTGCTGTTCAAGATGGCATCGAGCGAGCGGAAGGAGCGGGTCAAGACGGCGCTGGAGATCGTCGGCCTGGGCGACCGGATGGATCACCGGCCGAATCAGCTATCGGGCGGTCAGGAGCAGCGGGTGGCGATTGCCCGGTCGATCGTGACCGATCCGGATGCGATCCTTGCCGACGAGCCGACCGGCGACCTGGATTCGAAGACGTCGGAAGAGATTCTCGAACTTCTCAATCTGCTCAATACGGAGTTCGGCAAGACCATTTTGATGGTAACGCACGATCCGCGGGCGGCGGCCCATGCCGCGAGAATTCTACATCTGGAGAAGGGCGAGCTGGAGCGGGACGAGATGAACAGTGCCCGATTCACGCCGGCGGCGTCCTGA
- the msrA gene encoding peptide-methionine (S)-S-oxide reductase MsrA → MSTQFATFGAGCFWGVEAAFREVEGVTATEVGYSGGAMKDPTYKDVCSDSTGHAEVVRVEFDPSKVSYDDLLEVFWKNHDPTQVNRQGPDFGSQYRSAIFFHTPEQERSAKASKEALGKSGRFSRPISTEIVSAGPFYRAEDYHQQYLEKRGLRSCHK, encoded by the coding sequence ATGAGCACTCAATTTGCAACGTTTGGCGCGGGTTGTTTCTGGGGCGTGGAGGCCGCGTTTCGAGAGGTGGAGGGCGTTACGGCGACGGAGGTCGGTTACTCGGGCGGGGCGATGAAGGACCCGACGTACAAGGATGTTTGCTCGGACAGCACCGGACATGCGGAGGTTGTGCGCGTGGAGTTCGATCCGTCGAAGGTTTCGTATGACGATCTGCTGGAGGTGTTCTGGAAGAATCACGATCCGACGCAGGTCAATCGGCAGGGGCCGGACTTCGGGTCGCAGTATCGATCGGCGATCTTTTTTCACACTCCGGAGCAGGAGCGCAGCGCGAAGGCGAGCAAGGAAGCGCTGGGCAAGAGCGGACGCTTCAGCCGGCCGATCTCGACGGAAATCGTGAGTGCCGGGCCGTTTTACCGTGCCGAGGACTACCATCAGCAGTATCTGGAGAAGCGCGGTCTAAGGTCTTGTCACAAATAG